A region of Plantactinospora sp. BC1 DNA encodes the following proteins:
- a CDS encoding formimidoylglutamate deiminase, protein MTGTDPARYHAEYAWLPDRPEPDADVLIEVLDGRFGAVTPGVPVPPPDARRLPGLTLPGLANAHSHAFHRALRGRGHGGRGDFWTWRDTMYAVADRLDPERYLALARATYAEMALAGITCVGEFHYLHHAPGGVPYADPNVLGAALVEAAAQAGVRLTLLDTCYLTATVDGQPLAGPQRRFGDGDAARWAGRVAEFTPAGGHARLGAAIHSVRAVPADQLAEVAGWARDRAAPLHLHLSEQPAENEACLAYHGKSPTALLAEAGVLGPATTAVHATHLSEPDVGVLGSSGTGVCACPTTERELADGVGPFRRLADEGVAISLGSDSHAVLDLFEEARAVELNLRLATLTRGHFTPAELLRAATETGHAALGWPDAGTLATGDRADLVTVRLDSARTAGVPPVGVFFAAGTADVTDVLTDGRPVVREGRHVRLDVPAELSAAIAAVTP, encoded by the coding sequence ATGACCGGCACCGATCCGGCGCGCTACCACGCCGAGTACGCCTGGTTGCCGGACCGCCCCGAGCCCGACGCCGACGTGCTGATCGAGGTGCTCGACGGCCGGTTCGGCGCGGTCACGCCCGGGGTGCCGGTGCCGCCGCCGGACGCCCGCCGGCTGCCCGGGCTGACCCTGCCGGGGCTGGCCAACGCGCACTCGCACGCCTTCCACCGGGCGCTGCGCGGGCGCGGCCACGGCGGCCGGGGCGACTTCTGGACCTGGCGGGACACCATGTACGCGGTCGCCGACCGGCTCGACCCGGAGCGCTACCTCGCACTGGCCCGGGCCACGTACGCCGAGATGGCGCTCGCCGGGATCACCTGCGTCGGCGAGTTCCACTACCTGCACCACGCCCCGGGCGGCGTCCCGTACGCCGACCCGAACGTGCTGGGCGCGGCGCTGGTCGAGGCCGCCGCCCAGGCGGGGGTCCGGCTCACCCTGCTGGACACCTGCTATCTGACCGCCACTGTGGACGGTCAGCCGCTGGCCGGGCCGCAACGGCGGTTCGGCGACGGCGACGCGGCGCGCTGGGCCGGGCGGGTCGCCGAGTTCACCCCGGCCGGCGGGCACGCCCGGCTCGGTGCGGCGATCCACTCGGTCCGGGCGGTCCCGGCCGACCAGCTCGCCGAGGTGGCCGGCTGGGCCCGGGACCGGGCCGCCCCGCTGCACCTGCACCTCTCGGAGCAGCCGGCCGAGAACGAGGCGTGCCTGGCGTACCACGGGAAGAGCCCGACCGCGCTGCTGGCCGAGGCCGGCGTGCTCGGCCCGGCCACCACGGCGGTGCACGCCACCCACCTGTCCGAACCGGACGTCGGGGTGCTCGGGTCCAGCGGTACCGGGGTCTGCGCCTGCCCGACCACCGAGCGGGAGCTGGCCGACGGGGTGGGACCGTTCCGGAGGCTGGCCGACGAGGGCGTCGCGATCAGCCTCGGCAGCGACAGCCACGCCGTGCTGGATCTCTTCGAGGAGGCCCGGGCGGTGGAGCTGAACCTGCGGCTGGCCACCCTGACCCGGGGCCACTTCACCCCGGCCGAGCTGCTGCGCGCCGCGACCGAGACCGGGCACGCCGCGCTGGGCTGGCCGGACGCCGGCACCCTGGCGACCGGCGACCGGGCCGACCTGGTCACCGTCCGGCTGGACAGTGCCCGGACCGCCGGGGTGCCGCCGGTCGGGGTCTTCTTCGCGGCCGGCACGGCCGACGTGACCGACGTGCTGACCGACGGCCGGCCGGTGGTGCGGGAGGGCCGGCACGTCCGGCTCGACGTGCCGGCCGAACTGTCGGCGGCGATCGCGGCGGTGACGCCGTGA
- the hutI gene encoding imidazolonepropionase encodes MNLLIDNIGELVTNTGIGEGGPLGIRRKAALLVEEGEVAWIGPARYAPAADRRIDADGRAVLPGFVDSHAHLVFAGDRATEFAARMAGEPYTGGGIRTTVAATRAADDDRLRETVGRLRAEAVRQGTTTIEIKSGYGLTVADEARSLRIAAEFTAETTFLGAHVVPPEYADRPDDYVGLVCGPMLRAALPYAKWIDVFCERGAFDADHARAILTVGQAAGLGVRVHANQLGPGPGVQLGVELGAASVDHCTHLSDVDVEMLAMSETVATLLPGAEFSTRSPYPDARRLLDAGVTVALATDCNPGSSYTSSMPFCVALAVREMGMTPAEAVWAATAGGARALRRADAGVLRPGVPADLSILDAPSCLHLAYRPGVPLISQVLHNGVPQCQQ; translated from the coding sequence GTGAACCTGCTGATCGACAACATCGGGGAACTGGTCACCAACACCGGGATCGGCGAGGGTGGGCCGCTCGGCATCCGCCGCAAGGCGGCGCTGCTGGTCGAGGAGGGCGAGGTGGCCTGGATCGGCCCGGCCCGCTACGCCCCGGCCGCCGACCGGCGGATCGACGCCGACGGCCGCGCGGTGCTGCCGGGATTCGTGGACAGCCACGCCCACCTGGTCTTCGCCGGGGACCGGGCCACCGAGTTCGCCGCCCGGATGGCCGGCGAGCCGTACACCGGGGGCGGGATCCGGACCACCGTCGCCGCCACCCGCGCCGCCGACGACGACCGGCTCCGGGAGACCGTCGGGCGGCTGCGCGCCGAGGCGGTCCGGCAGGGCACCACCACGATCGAGATCAAGAGCGGGTACGGCCTCACCGTCGCCGACGAGGCCCGCTCGCTGCGGATCGCCGCCGAGTTCACCGCCGAGACGACATTCCTCGGTGCGCACGTGGTGCCGCCGGAGTACGCCGACCGCCCGGACGACTACGTCGGACTGGTCTGTGGGCCGATGCTCCGGGCCGCGCTGCCGTACGCGAAGTGGATCGACGTCTTCTGCGAGCGGGGTGCCTTCGACGCCGACCACGCGCGGGCGATCCTCACCGTCGGGCAGGCCGCCGGGCTGGGTGTGCGGGTGCACGCCAACCAGCTCGGTCCCGGGCCGGGGGTGCAGCTCGGGGTGGAGCTGGGCGCGGCCAGCGTCGACCACTGCACCCATCTCTCCGATGTGGACGTGGAGATGCTGGCGATGTCGGAGACGGTGGCGACCCTGCTGCCCGGCGCCGAGTTCTCCACCCGGTCGCCGTACCCGGACGCGCGGCGGCTGCTCGACGCGGGGGTGACCGTGGCGCTGGCGACGGACTGCAACCCGGGGTCGTCGTACACCTCGTCGATGCCGTTCTGCGTGGCGCTCGCGGTCCGGGAGATGGGCATGACCCCGGCGGAGGCGGTCTGGGCGGCCACCGCCGGTGGCGCGCGGGCCCTGCGCCGCGCGGACGCCGGGGTGCTCCGGCCGGGGGTACCGGCCGACCTGAGCATCCTCGACGCGCCCTCCTGTCTGCACCTGGCCTACCGGCCCGGTGTTCCACTGATCAGCCAGGTCCTGCACAACGGAGTACCGCAATGTCAACAGTGA
- the hutH gene encoding histidine ammonia-lyase has product MSTVTRPVVTVQPTGISPADVLAVARGTATVVLDPSTLDAMAASRAIVDRIEQTGRPVYGVSTGFGALANTFVTPDRRAELQHALIRSHAAGVGAPMPREVVRAMMLLRIRSLALGHSGVRPELAQALADLLNADITPWVPEHGSLGASGDLAPLAHCALVLLGEGWVVGPDGSRQDAAAALRAAGLRPVTLAAKEGLALVNGTDGMLGMLLLAVADAGHLFTMADVTAALAIEAMLGSERPFLPELHAIRPHPGQALSAANIHRLLQGSSIMDSHRDDLSHAVQDAYSMRCAPQVAGAARDTLAFVDQVAGRELRSVVDNPVVLPDGRVESTGNFHGAPLGFAADFLAIAAAEVGAIAERRVDRLLDVTRSRELPAFLSPDAGVNSGLMIAQYTAAGIVAENRRLAAPASVDSLPTSGMQEDHVSMGWAAAKKLRTVLENLTSLLAVELIAGVRGLQLRAPLTPSPAGRAALAALRDAVGEPGPDIFLAPAMEAARAVVAGPELRAAIEAEVGPLG; this is encoded by the coding sequence ATGTCAACAGTGACCCGACCCGTCGTCACCGTCCAGCCCACCGGGATATCCCCGGCCGACGTGCTGGCGGTGGCCCGCGGGACCGCCACGGTCGTCCTCGATCCCTCCACACTGGACGCCATGGCGGCCAGCCGGGCGATCGTGGACCGGATCGAGCAGACCGGCCGCCCGGTCTACGGCGTCTCGACCGGGTTCGGGGCGCTCGCCAACACCTTCGTCACGCCGGATCGGCGGGCCGAGTTGCAGCACGCGCTGATCCGCTCGCACGCCGCCGGGGTGGGCGCCCCGATGCCCCGCGAGGTGGTCCGGGCGATGATGCTGCTCCGGATCCGCTCGCTCGCGCTCGGCCACTCCGGGGTACGCCCCGAGCTGGCGCAGGCGCTCGCGGACCTGCTCAACGCCGACATCACCCCGTGGGTGCCGGAACACGGCTCGCTCGGCGCCTCCGGCGACCTCGCCCCGCTGGCGCACTGCGCGCTGGTGCTGCTCGGCGAGGGCTGGGTGGTCGGCCCGGACGGCAGCCGGCAGGACGCGGCGGCGGCGCTGCGTGCCGCCGGGCTGCGCCCGGTGACGCTCGCCGCCAAGGAGGGGTTGGCGCTGGTCAACGGCACCGACGGAATGCTCGGGATGCTGCTGCTGGCGGTCGCCGACGCCGGTCACCTCTTCACCATGGCGGACGTGACGGCGGCACTCGCCATCGAGGCGATGCTCGGCTCGGAGCGCCCGTTCCTGCCGGAGCTGCACGCGATCCGCCCGCATCCGGGGCAGGCGCTCTCGGCGGCCAACATCCACCGGCTGCTCCAGGGATCGTCCATCATGGACTCGCACCGGGACGACCTGTCGCACGCCGTGCAGGACGCGTACTCGATGCGCTGTGCCCCGCAGGTCGCCGGGGCGGCCCGGGACACCCTCGCCTTCGTCGACCAGGTCGCCGGCCGGGAACTGCGCTCGGTGGTGGACAACCCGGTGGTACTGCCGGACGGCCGGGTCGAGTCGACCGGCAACTTCCACGGCGCCCCGCTCGGCTTCGCCGCCGACTTCCTGGCCATCGCCGCCGCCGAGGTCGGTGCGATCGCCGAACGCCGGGTCGACCGGCTGCTCGACGTCACCCGGTCCCGGGAACTGCCGGCGTTCCTCTCCCCCGACGCCGGGGTCAACTCCGGGCTGATGATCGCCCAGTACACCGCCGCCGGCATCGTCGCGGAGAACCGGCGGCTCGCCGCGCCCGCCTCGGTCGACTCGCTGCCGACCAGCGGCATGCAGGAGGACCACGTCTCGATGGGCTGGGCGGCGGCCAAGAAGCTGCGTACGGTGCTGGAGAACCTGACCAGCCTGCTCGCGGTGGAGCTGATCGCCGGGGTACGCGGATTGCAGTTGCGGGCCCCGCTCACCCCGTCCCCGGCCGGCCGGGCCGCGCTGGCGGCGTTGCGGGACGCCGTCGGCGAGCCGGGACCGGACATCTTCCTCGCCCCGGCGATGGAGGCGGCCCGTGCGGTGGTCGCCGGCCCCGAACTGCGGGCGGCGATCGAGGCGGAGGTCGGACCCCTGGGGTAG
- a CDS encoding DUF4190 domain-containing protein, translating to MAAQTTGGAAEQAGGAVRGTNVMAILSLVFAFIFAPLGIVFGVVAKRQIQQTGEQGSGLAKAGFWLGIVFTALTVLWFVLIVVVAGASNGS from the coding sequence ATGGCAGCGCAAACCACGGGCGGGGCGGCCGAGCAGGCCGGCGGGGCGGTTCGCGGCACCAATGTGATGGCGATCCTCTCCCTGGTCTTCGCCTTCATCTTCGCACCACTGGGCATCGTCTTCGGCGTCGTCGCGAAGCGGCAGATCCAGCAGACCGGCGAGCAGGGCAGCGGACTCGCGAAGGCGGGCTTCTGGCTCGGCATCGTCTTCACCGCACTCACCGTGCTCTGGTTCGTCCTCATCGTCGTCGTCGCGGGAGCCTCGAACGGAAGTTGA
- a CDS encoding CGNR zinc finger domain-containing protein, translating to MHLNPYGQDAVRLAADLANQRPHSLPDLVRRCAAAGLVLDMPVGEADLSVALELVDQWTEIVDATDPTQRAALVNRLLAAASAYPRLTDHGGTGWHLHYRDDGVPLGTVLRALVSVGTALHLAGRGMSRLGRCAADDCRTIYVDTSRGGRQRYCSPRCANRDAVRRHRSSR from the coding sequence GTGCATCTCAACCCTTACGGACAGGACGCGGTACGACTCGCCGCCGACCTGGCCAACCAGCGCCCCCACTCCCTGCCCGACCTGGTACGCCGGTGCGCCGCCGCCGGGCTGGTGCTCGACATGCCGGTCGGGGAAGCGGACCTGTCCGTGGCGCTGGAACTGGTCGACCAGTGGACCGAGATCGTCGACGCCACCGATCCGACGCAGCGGGCCGCCCTGGTCAACCGGCTGCTGGCGGCCGCTTCGGCGTACCCCCGACTCACGGACCACGGCGGCACCGGATGGCACCTGCACTACCGCGACGACGGCGTACCGCTCGGCACGGTGCTGCGGGCCCTGGTCAGCGTCGGTACCGCCCTGCACCTCGCCGGGCGCGGCATGTCCCGGCTCGGCCGCTGCGCCGCCGACGACTGCCGGACCATCTACGTCGACACCTCCCGGGGTGGCCGGCAGCGCTACTGCTCGCCCCGCTGCGCCAACCGGGACGCCGTCCGCCGGCACCGGAGCAGCCGATAG
- a CDS encoding DUF6346 domain-containing protein translates to MRTRGQALLAAIVVYVVGLVVCGMLLGVRNLYAGEPPRVSGERVTGTAQVGACDRVGPVSTAGLGYWWNCEVTVTLPDGRTVSSVVGPSIVTPEDRDRPPTLVGYCSRTEPDDCSFTQQGRNLLLGLLAWAATLLSLAVLAITAFVGGTALLIGLLGPTRAVRWFGRRSPSVERTPQSQTPQSPPPEPSPADSPYEPLARMAPGTGSLLIRFRYPDPLAPVYEQSRPRLSVDGTDLDVLNWSTHRFPVAPGQHRVAVSALLPDGAVIGGVTATVTVLDGIETVVEYEAPADATASGVLRTEAADAAGTDAAEDSFPRSGWRFLLAVVALNVGLCWLLSTFL, encoded by the coding sequence GTGCGGACACGCGGGCAGGCGCTCCTCGCCGCGATCGTCGTCTACGTCGTCGGTCTGGTCGTCTGCGGGATGCTCCTCGGCGTACGAAACCTGTACGCCGGGGAGCCTCCCCGTGTCTCCGGCGAGCGGGTGACCGGCACCGCCCAGGTCGGCGCGTGCGACCGGGTCGGTCCGGTCAGCACCGCTGGACTCGGCTACTGGTGGAACTGCGAGGTCACCGTCACCCTGCCGGACGGGCGTACCGTGTCGTCGGTCGTCGGCCCGTCGATCGTCACCCCCGAGGACCGGGACCGGCCCCCCACCCTGGTCGGTTACTGCTCCCGGACGGAGCCGGACGACTGCTCGTTCACCCAGCAGGGCCGTAACCTGCTCCTCGGCCTTCTCGCCTGGGCCGCCACACTGCTGTCGCTGGCGGTGCTGGCGATCACCGCGTTTGTCGGCGGCACCGCCCTGTTGATCGGTCTGCTCGGCCCGACCCGTGCCGTGCGCTGGTTCGGCAGGCGGTCACCCAGCGTGGAGCGGACTCCGCAGTCGCAGACTCCGCAGTCGCCGCCGCCTGAACCGTCACCCGCCGACTCGCCGTACGAGCCGTTGGCCAGGATGGCCCCGGGAACCGGTTCGCTGCTGATCCGTTTCCGGTACCCGGATCCGCTCGCACCGGTCTACGAACAGAGCCGACCGAGGCTGTCGGTCGACGGCACCGACCTCGACGTCCTCAACTGGTCCACCCACCGCTTTCCGGTCGCGCCGGGACAGCACCGGGTGGCGGTGTCCGCTCTGCTCCCGGACGGCGCCGTGATCGGCGGGGTCACCGCGACGGTGACCGTACTCGACGGCATCGAGACGGTCGTGGAGTACGAAGCCCCGGCCGACGCCACCGCCTCCGGCGTGCTACGGACCGAGGCAGCGGATGCCGCCGGCACCGACGCGGCGGAGGACTCGTTCCCGAGGTCCGGCTGGCGGTTTCTGCTCGCGGTGGTCGCACTCAATGTCGGGCTGTGCTGGCTGCTCTCGACGTTCCTCTGA